A window of Methanocaldococcus vulcanius M7 genomic DNA:
AGATTTTCACAGCATAGGTTAAAAGCAGAGGAATTCCTACCATTACCCAAATTCCAATTTGAACCAATCCTACAATTGATATTCCCAATATCTTTCCAAACATTAAATTTTCAGCAGAGGAGTAGCATAGTAAAAGTTCCATTATTCTATTTTGCTTTTCCTCTATCACCGAAGATACGATAATTCCAGATAGGGACGATATAGCCATATACAATAAAAATACAAATCCAACAGGTAGTAGTTGAGATAGAAAGTTCTCTTTTTCGAATCCTTTTTTTGATAGGGAATAGATGGTTAAATTCATAGGATTTATAACTCTTTCATATGTTTTGTTATCTACCTTTCCTTTTAAGAGTTTCTTTATTAATAGTTTATTTAGTGTTTCAGTAATAAGGGGATTTGGGGACTTAGTTGTGGAGTAGATTATGATCTTTCCTGTATCTAAATAATTCTTTGGAATTATAATTAGAGCGTTTATTTTTTCATTTATCACATCCTCTTTTCCTTTTTCTATATTTTCATATTTTAGGAAATATATTGTAGTATTCTTCCCAAGATTGTTTTCAATTACTTTATTTGGAATTTCTACTCCAAATTCATCAACATAACCGACTTTTATCTCCTTAATATCAAACATCATCATACTTCCTATTACAGAAAAGGCAATAATTACTATTGGAACAATAATTGTGGCTATTAAAAACTGTTTTCGTTTTATATTGCTCATCACTTCTCTTTTTCCAATAGTAAGAATTTTTTTTATGCTGAGTTTCATTCTTCCACCAAAAATAACTCTTCCAACGAATATCTGACTTCAAATTTTACTACATGTTCCAAATTCTCCTTCAAAATGTTTAATGCATCTTTATATGGGAGCTCTTTTTTTACAATTTTTCCATTCTCTAAATATTCAATATAAGCCATTTTTCTACAAATATTTTCAATTGTTCCGTAATGGATTGCCTTTCCTTTTTTTAGAATCAATATTCTATCACACAGTTTTTCTATCTTTTCCAATTGATGGGTTGAGAGGATTATTGTTTTTCCTTTTTCTTTTAGTTCCAGTATTATATTTTTTAAAAGGTTCACATTAGCAACATCTAAGCCAGAAAACGGCTCGTCCAATATCAGAATGTCGGGATCGTGTATAACTGCTACAATAAATTGAACTTTTTGCTGATTTCCTTTAGAGAGTTCTTTCACTTTAAAATTTTTATACTGTTGGATTTTTAACTTATTTAGCCAATAATTAATACTATCAACAAGTTTATCGCCCTCAACACCAGCCAATTTTCCAAAAAACTTTAACACATCAAAAACCTTTTCATCCCTATAAAGTCCTCTTTCCTCAGGTAGATAACCAATTTTTCCATCTGTTTCAACCGATCCATCGTAATTTTCAATTATTCCAGCAATTATTCTTAAAGTT
This region includes:
- a CDS encoding ABC transporter permease, which gives rise to MKLSIKKILTIGKREVMSNIKRKQFLIATIIVPIVIIAFSVIGSMMMFDIKEIKVGYVDEFGVEIPNKVIENNLGKNTTIYFLKYENIEKGKEDVINEKINALIIIPKNYLDTGKIIIYSTTKSPNPLITETLNKLLIKKLLKGKVDNKTYERVINPMNLTIYSLSKKGFEKENFLSQLLPVGFVFLLYMAISSLSGIIVSSVIEEKQNRIMELLLCYSSAENLMFGKILGISIVGLVQIGIWVMVGIPLLLTYAVKISLYTITLAMAYFIMGYLFYSSLLCGLSSLFSHPKDASQLMSPIILIQLLPIMFMNTIMVNPNHYLAKILSYIPFTAPYTVVLRASSTNIPTTDIALSTTIMIISIIISFLLSIKLFKIGVLLYEENMNLKKVLKIIFKA
- a CDS encoding ABC transporter ATP-binding protein, yielding MRKPKIVVKNLTKYFGDKKVLDNISFEVYEGEIFGLLGHNGAGKTTTLRIIAGIIENYDGSVETDGKIGYLPEERGLYRDEKVFDVLKFFGKLAGVEGDKLVDSINYWLNKLKIQQYKNFKVKELSKGNQQKVQFIVAVIHDPDILILDEPFSGLDVANVNLLKNIILELKEKGKTIILSTHQLEKIEKLCDRILILKKGKAIHYGTIENICRKMAYIEYLENGKIVKKELPYKDALNILKENLEHVVKFEVRYSLEELFLVEE